In Treponema vincentii, a single window of DNA contains:
- a CDS encoding ABC transporter substrate-binding protein, with product MKKHYVIAFLFCCITAMLCAGGKKEPATAAQAKSAGNSSAQAAYTVKVVVPANAPAICIAKMASDAAAVADGAVTEYEVLQAPDMLQARLLSGEADIAIVPSNLSAILYAKGTGVRLAGAVVWGILYGLTSESVNSIEDLRGKTIITFGRGLTPDVTVRELLNAYGLTPDKDVIFNYVQSGQEAAAAFISGKGSFVILPEPMVSMVLTKKPGSKVFLDVQNAWKEKLGGDSSYPQAVVVVQKKLIENHPDYVARFLAQLEQSINWAKENPKQAGEATAKLQKGIQAPLIAKGISRMNMQFVNAEQTRPALERYFSILYKADPKFIGGAMPQDDFYYTTAK from the coding sequence ATGAAAAAACACTATGTTATAGCGTTTTTATTTTGTTGTATCACCGCGATGCTCTGTGCAGGCGGTAAAAAGGAGCCGGCCACGGCGGCTCAGGCAAAATCAGCCGGCAATTCATCCGCTCAAGCAGCTTATACCGTAAAGGTGGTTGTGCCCGCTAATGCTCCGGCAATTTGTATCGCAAAAATGGCATCCGACGCCGCCGCTGTTGCCGACGGTGCGGTTACGGAATATGAAGTGTTGCAAGCACCCGATATGCTGCAAGCACGGCTGCTTTCCGGAGAAGCGGATATCGCTATCGTCCCTTCAAACCTCTCCGCTATTTTATACGCAAAAGGTACCGGTGTCCGACTTGCAGGCGCCGTCGTTTGGGGAATTCTCTATGGACTTACCTCAGAATCAGTCAATTCTATCGAAGATTTAAGAGGAAAAACAATTATCACTTTCGGAAGAGGTCTTACCCCGGATGTCACGGTACGGGAGCTTTTAAACGCCTACGGACTTACTCCCGATAAGGACGTAATCTTTAACTATGTACAGTCGGGACAAGAAGCGGCAGCTGCTTTTATCAGCGGAAAAGGCTCTTTTGTTATTTTACCTGAGCCGATGGTTAGCATGGTATTAACCAAAAAACCCGGATCAAAGGTGTTCCTCGACGTACAGAACGCATGGAAAGAAAAACTCGGTGGAGACAGCTCCTACCCACAGGCAGTCGTGGTCGTACAAAAAAAACTCATCGAAAATCATCCCGATTACGTTGCTCGCTTCTTAGCTCAACTGGAACAATCAATAAACTGGGCAAAAGAAAACCCCAAGCAAGCGGGAGAAGCCACCGCAAAGCTGCAAAAAGGTATTCAAGCACCGCTTATTGCAAAAGGAATAAGCCGAATGAATATGCAGTTTGTGAACGCCGAACAAACCCGCCCCGCACTTGAGCGATATTTCTCCATTCTCTATAAGGCTGATCCGAAATTTATCGGCGGGGCCATGCCTCAGGATGATTTCTATTACACCACAGCAAAATAG